In Dictyoglomus sp., one DNA window encodes the following:
- the alaS gene encoding alanine--tRNA ligase — protein MRISQEIREKFIKYFVGRGHLHLPSASLVPSDDPTLLFTTAGMVPFKPYFLGQGTPPAKRITTIQKCFRTTDIEKVGFTPRHLTFLEMLGNFSLGDYFKKEAIEFAYEFLIKELQLPLSSIWISIFEEDDEAFEIWNKHIGIPAERIVRLGKEDNFWGPPGPTGPCGPCSEIYYDFGPKNKGEENCKPGDPCDRFMEIWNLVFMTYYMDEEGKLTPLPQKNIDTGMGLERITTIVEEAVNVFDTDLFQPLIQEIRKLINQEDRVIERIISDHIRGITFLMGDGVVPTNDGRGYVLRRLIRRAERKAFEKGIKEPFLYNLVPKVIEIMKSFYPELVSKKDFIMRILKKEEEQFLKTLEQGLYLLDTISREGITELSGDFVFRLYDTYGFPLELTLEIAQEKGWKVDLEGFNKAMEEQKRKARISLEEKLESIWINLSDEEIYELREIPPTEFVGYDVLETKSKVLFFLQGKHGRIIKPSEEIYLILDKTPFYAESGGQVADKGVIVGEDVEVVVNDVQKLGEKFYVHKGRVVKGELEEGMEVIARVDKESRESVQRHHTATHLLHYALRKTLGNHVMQSGSLVSPEFLRFDFTHYQPLTFSEIEEIERIINSSIVSNYKVEKIYTTLEKAREMGALALFTEKYQREVRVIKINDISMELCGGTHVEYTGDIGLFIIVKEEGIGSGIRRVFALCGLKAWEYINSQKKALNDIYGLLRVNNLDDLNQRLVKILSSLEEKDNKIKNLENIILEYEAKRILERVISKDNVNIFIEKVNLPSIDLVRRLGDYLKSKKPDSLIILGIDQEDKTSINIMISPSLVKKGILAKDIANMLNEKLKGKGGGRDTFAQINIDKIDNLKTIEKILTEWLEK, from the coding sequence ATGAGAATAAGTCAAGAAATAAGAGAAAAATTTATTAAATATTTCGTTGGAAGGGGACATTTGCACCTTCCCAGTGCTTCTTTAGTTCCTAGTGATGATCCGACTTTACTTTTTACCACTGCGGGAATGGTTCCTTTTAAACCATATTTTTTAGGACAAGGAACACCTCCAGCAAAAAGAATAACCACAATTCAAAAGTGCTTTAGGACTACAGATATAGAAAAAGTTGGATTTACCCCTCGACATCTTACTTTTTTAGAGATGCTTGGTAATTTTTCCTTAGGAGATTATTTTAAGAAAGAAGCAATAGAATTTGCTTATGAATTCCTCATAAAAGAACTCCAGTTGCCTTTATCTTCTATATGGATTTCTATCTTTGAAGAAGATGATGAAGCTTTTGAGATTTGGAATAAACATATTGGAATTCCTGCGGAAAGAATAGTTAGGTTAGGTAAAGAAGATAACTTTTGGGGACCACCAGGACCAACAGGGCCTTGTGGTCCATGTTCAGAAATTTATTATGATTTTGGGCCTAAAAACAAAGGAGAAGAAAATTGTAAACCTGGAGATCCATGTGATAGATTTATGGAGATTTGGAATCTTGTATTTATGACATATTATATGGACGAGGAAGGAAAGTTAACTCCTCTTCCTCAGAAAAACATTGATACGGGAATGGGTTTAGAGAGAATTACCACTATTGTGGAAGAGGCTGTTAATGTGTTTGATACTGATCTTTTTCAACCACTGATACAGGAGATTAGAAAATTAATAAATCAAGAAGATAGGGTTATAGAAAGAATAATTTCAGACCATATAAGGGGTATAACCTTTCTCATGGGAGATGGGGTTGTTCCTACGAATGATGGGAGAGGTTATGTCCTAAGAAGGCTAATAAGAAGAGCAGAAAGAAAAGCCTTTGAAAAAGGGATTAAAGAGCCTTTCTTATATAATTTAGTTCCAAAGGTTATTGAAATTATGAAATCCTTTTATCCCGAATTGGTTTCTAAAAAAGATTTTATAATGAGAATATTAAAAAAAGAAGAGGAACAGTTTTTAAAAACCTTAGAACAAGGTCTTTATCTTTTAGATACTATATCAAGAGAAGGAATAACAGAATTATCTGGGGATTTTGTGTTTAGACTCTACGATACCTATGGATTTCCTTTGGAATTAACTCTTGAAATAGCCCAAGAAAAGGGATGGAAAGTAGATTTAGAGGGTTTTAATAAGGCAATGGAGGAACAAAAAAGGAAAGCGAGAATTTCTTTAGAGGAAAAACTAGAAAGTATATGGATAAATCTCTCCGATGAGGAAATATATGAGTTAAGAGAAATTCCTCCTACTGAATTTGTAGGTTATGATGTGTTAGAAACCAAATCTAAGGTTTTATTCTTTCTTCAAGGAAAACATGGGAGGATAATTAAACCTTCCGAGGAAATTTATCTTATATTAGATAAAACACCTTTTTATGCAGAAAGTGGAGGTCAGGTAGCAGATAAAGGAGTAATAGTTGGTGAAGATGTTGAAGTTGTTGTAAATGATGTCCAGAAATTAGGAGAAAAATTCTATGTTCATAAAGGAAGGGTAGTTAAAGGAGAATTAGAAGAGGGAATGGAAGTTATTGCAAGAGTTGATAAAGAGTCGAGAGAAAGTGTTCAAAGACATCATACTGCAACTCATCTTTTACATTATGCTTTAAGAAAGACTTTAGGGAATCATGTTATGCAGTCAGGATCTCTTGTTTCTCCTGAATTTTTAAGATTTGATTTTACCCATTATCAACCTTTAACATTTTCAGAAATTGAAGAAATAGAGCGAATTATAAATTCATCCATAGTTTCTAATTATAAAGTAGAAAAGATATATACTACTTTAGAAAAAGCAAGAGAAATGGGGGCTTTAGCTTTATTTACTGAAAAATATCAAAGAGAGGTAAGAGTTATAAAAATAAATGATATAAGTATGGAGCTTTGTGGAGGAACTCATGTAGAATATACAGGAGATATTGGGTTATTTATTATAGTAAAGGAAGAAGGAATTGGAAGTGGAATAAGAAGAGTATTTGCATTGTGTGGACTTAAAGCATGGGAGTATATTAATTCTCAGAAGAAAGCTTTAAATGATATTTATGGCTTATTAAGAGTTAATAACTTAGATGATTTAAATCAAAGACTTGTAAAAATATTAAGTTCTTTAGAGGAGAAGGATAATAAAATTAAAAATCTTGAGAATATAATATTAGAATATGAAGCTAAGAGAATATTAGAGAGGGTGATTTCAAAAGATAACGTGAATATCTTCATAGAAAAGGTTAATCTTCCATCTATTGATTTAGTAAGAAGATTAGGAGATTATTTAAAAAGTAAAAAACCTGATAGTTTAATTATCCTGGGTATTGATCAAGAAGATAAAACTTCTATAAATATTATGATATCTCCAAGTTTAGTTAAAAAGGGAATTCTTGCTAAAGATATTGCGAATATGTTAAATGAAAAGTTAAAGGGAAAAGGAGGAGGAAGAGATACTTTTGCTCAAATAAATATAGATAAGATTGATAATTTAAAAACAATAGAGAAAATATTAACAGAATGGCTCGAGAAATAA
- the ruvX gene encoding Holliday junction resolvase RuvX has protein sequence MAREIIMGRWLAIDWGEKYIGLAISDPLGIISQGLGVFENRGKKEFLNLIKKILNDYSIKGFVLGLPISLKGEETQRTLQIKKIGLILEKNFSLPVYFVDERFSTIEAEKVLIQGNVRREKRKIIKNQQSAIIILNKFLAQISS, from the coding sequence ATGGCTCGAGAAATAATTATGGGAAGATGGTTAGCCATAGATTGGGGAGAAAAATATATAGGGTTAGCTATATCTGATCCTTTAGGAATTATATCTCAGGGATTAGGGGTATTTGAGAATAGGGGAAAAAAAGAGTTTTTAAATCTTATTAAGAAAATATTAAATGATTACTCTATAAAAGGTTTTGTTTTAGGATTACCTATATCATTAAAGGGAGAAGAAACTCAAAGAACTTTACAAATTAAAAAAATAGGCTTGATTTTAGAGAAAAATTTTTCATTACCTGTATATTTTGTTGATGAAAGGTTTTCTACCATCGAGGCAGAAAAAGTGTTGATTCAAGGAAATGTAAGAAGAGAGAAGAGAAAAATTATAAAGAATCAGCAATCCGCTATTATAATTCTTAATAAATTTCTTGCACAGATTTCTTCTTGA
- the thrS gene encoding threonine--tRNA ligase has protein sequence MVWIMKWREKSWECEGNILSAVKEKGLDNIALGAKIDNKLYDLSYIPEDNSEVVILDWDTPEGKEIYRHTTSHVLANAVKELFPDVKLGIGPAIEDGFYYDFYKKEPFTQEDLKKIEEKMREIIERNLSLERIELSKDEAKKLLKDLGEDFKIELLEEIPESEPITFYKQGNFIDLCKGPHLPSTGRIKYFKLLNISGAYWRGSEKNPMFQRIYGTSFLTEKELEEYLRNREEALKRDHRKLGKEMNLFFIFEDAGPGLIFYPPKGAMLRLIIEEFERKEHLKRGYLPVITPHVLKMDLWKRSGHWDNFRENMFFLEIEDQEYAIKPMNCPGHILIYKSFIHSYKELPLRFFEMGTVYRYERSGVLYGLQRVRGFTQDDAHIFCTPEQLEDEIKGILDFAFFMLNSFGLKDFEITLSTRPEKYIGSDEIWEKATLSLKNALESLGVTYRIAEGEGAFYGPKIDIGLKSLYGKLWQGPTIQVDFNLPERFDLTYDAPDGTKKRPVMIHRTLLGSLERFLGVLIEHYGGRFPLWLSPIQIVILPIADRHRDYALEIADIFRKEEFRVEIDLDQASLNYKIRKAISQKIPYLFILGDKEMTERKISVRKHDKDLGVFSIENIMKLLKEEVEQRYAHY, from the coding sequence ATGGTATGGATAATGAAATGGAGGGAAAAGAGTTGGGAATGTGAGGGAAACATACTTTCAGCGGTTAAAGAAAAAGGGTTGGACAATATTGCTTTAGGAGCTAAAATTGATAATAAATTATATGATCTTTCTTATATTCCTGAGGATAATTCCGAAGTAGTGATATTAGACTGGGATACTCCTGAGGGAAAAGAAATATATAGACATACAACTTCACATGTTTTAGCAAATGCTGTAAAAGAATTATTCCCAGATGTAAAATTAGGAATTGGTCCTGCTATAGAAGATGGTTTCTACTACGATTTTTATAAAAAAGAACCTTTTACTCAAGAAGATTTAAAAAAAATTGAAGAAAAGATGAGGGAAATAATAGAAAGAAATTTATCTTTAGAAAGAATTGAGCTTTCAAAAGATGAAGCAAAAAAGCTTCTAAAAGATTTAGGAGAAGACTTTAAAATTGAACTTTTAGAGGAAATTCCTGAGAGTGAACCTATAACTTTTTATAAACAAGGAAATTTTATAGATTTATGTAAAGGTCCCCATCTTCCTTCTACAGGAAGAATTAAATATTTTAAACTTCTTAATATTTCTGGTGCATATTGGAGAGGAAGTGAGAAAAATCCAATGTTCCAAAGAATATATGGAACTTCTTTTTTAACGGAGAAAGAACTGGAGGAATATTTAAGAAATAGAGAAGAAGCGTTAAAAAGGGATCACAGAAAATTAGGTAAGGAAATGAATTTGTTTTTTATTTTTGAGGACGCAGGTCCAGGTTTAATATTTTATCCTCCTAAAGGAGCGATGTTAAGATTAATTATAGAGGAATTTGAGAGAAAAGAGCATTTGAAGAGGGGATATCTTCCAGTTATTACTCCTCACGTTTTAAAGATGGATCTTTGGAAGAGATCAGGACATTGGGATAATTTCAGAGAAAATATGTTTTTTTTAGAAATAGAAGATCAGGAATATGCTATAAAGCCTATGAATTGTCCAGGACATATACTTATATATAAGTCTTTCATACATAGCTATAAAGAGCTTCCATTGAGATTTTTTGAAATGGGAACAGTTTATAGATATGAGAGATCTGGAGTTCTTTATGGCTTACAAAGGGTAAGAGGATTTACTCAAGATGATGCTCATATATTTTGTACTCCTGAACAATTAGAGGACGAAATAAAAGGAATTTTAGATTTTGCTTTCTTTATGCTAAATTCTTTTGGATTGAAAGATTTTGAAATAACTTTATCTACTCGTCCTGAAAAATATATTGGAAGTGATGAAATTTGGGAGAAAGCAACACTTTCTTTAAAAAATGCTTTAGAATCTCTGGGAGTAACATATAGAATTGCAGAAGGAGAAGGAGCTTTTTATGGCCCTAAGATAGATATTGGATTAAAAAGTTTGTACGGGAAGTTATGGCAAGGACCTACGATTCAAGTGGATTTTAATCTTCCTGAGAGATTTGATTTAACCTATGATGCTCCTGATGGAACAAAGAAGAGGCCTGTCATGATTCATAGAACTCTTTTAGGTTCTTTAGAAAGATTTTTAGGAGTTTTAATAGAACATTATGGGGGAAGATTTCCTCTTTGGCTTTCTCCAATTCAAATAGTCATCTTACCTATTGCGGATAGGCATAGAGACTATGCTTTAGAAATAGCGGATATATTTAGAAAAGAGGAATTTAGAGTTGAAATAGATTTAGATCAGGCAAGCTTAAATTATAAAATAAGAAAAGCTATTTCCCAGAAAATTCCTTATTTATTTATTCTTGGAGATAAAGAGATGACTGAAAGAAAAATAAGTGTTAGAAAGCATGATAAAGATTTAGGAGTCTTTTCTATAGAAAATATAATGAAACTACTTAAAGAAGAGGTAGAACAGCGTTATGCTCATTATTAA
- a CDS encoding prepilin peptidase has product MLIIKFILTILMFFLGASIGSFLNVVIYRLPRGESIIIPPSHCPKCNHRLGLWDLIPVFSYILLKGRCRYCREKIAFRYLLVETFLGFTFSILFLISDFSLFTIKSLVFVSLLIPIFFIDLEHMLIPDIISIPGILIGIFISLFEGKFTESLKGSIVVGIILLLIYILALIFYKQEGMGQGDIKLGLLLGSFLGVKLGLLTLFLGFTLGGLVSIILIILKRKNLKEYIPFGPFLIISGILSYFWGENLINFYFALF; this is encoded by the coding sequence ATGCTCATTATTAAATTTATATTAACAATTTTAATGTTTTTCTTGGGAGCAAGTATAGGAAGTTTCTTAAACGTAGTAATATATCGATTACCACGGGGAGAATCTATTATTATACCTCCCTCTCATTGTCCTAAATGTAACCATAGATTGGGTCTATGGGATTTGATACCAGTTTTCAGCTATATTTTACTAAAAGGAAGGTGTAGATATTGTAGAGAAAAAATTGCTTTTAGATATTTACTGGTTGAGACATTCTTGGGTTTTACTTTTTCTATTTTATTTCTGATTTCTGATTTTTCTTTATTTACAATCAAATCCTTGGTATTTGTTTCCCTTTTAATACCTATATTTTTCATAGATTTAGAACACATGCTGATACCCGATATTATATCAATTCCTGGAATTTTGATAGGAATTTTTATCTCTTTATTTGAAGGGAAATTTACGGAAAGTTTAAAAGGAAGCATTGTTGTTGGAATTATTCTATTATTAATATACATTTTGGCATTGATTTTTTACAAACAAGAAGGAATGGGACAAGGAGATATAAAGTTGGGGCTTTTATTGGGAAGTTTTTTAGGTGTTAAACTAGGATTATTGACACTATTTTTAGGATTTACTTTAGGAGGTTTAGTTTCAATCATTCTTATTATCCTAAAAAGAAAAAATTTAAAAGAATATATTCCTTTTGGTCCCTTTCTTATCATTTCTGGAATTCTTAGTTATTTTTGGGGTGAAAATTTAATTAATTTCTATTTTGCTTTGTTTTAA
- a CDS encoding prepilin-type N-terminal cleavage/methylation domain-containing protein yields MNNEYWGFTLLELLIAFSIFSIIIIALGYNFINLFDILSLEEATINLFSALKLFQESACSQKEYHDFFEFYPNVELCLWKVYNPNSNSYRVFRIIDLKKYKVDLISADFGSLNLLYFTSLGIPSAGGTVVLGKGRLRKYIIITPATGRIWVSDSPPENW; encoded by the coding sequence ATGAACAATGAATATTGGGGTTTTACTCTTCTAGAATTATTGATTGCTTTTTCAATTTTTTCAATAATTATTATTGCTTTAGGTTATAATTTTATAAACCTCTTTGATATTTTGAGTTTAGAAGAAGCAACAATTAATTTATTCTCAGCATTAAAACTTTTTCAAGAAAGTGCTTGTTCCCAAAAGGAGTATCACGACTTTTTTGAATTTTATCCAAATGTTGAATTATGTCTTTGGAAAGTGTATAATCCAAATAGCAATAGTTATAGAGTATTTAGGATAATTGATTTAAAGAAATATAAAGTTGATCTAATTTCTGCCGATTTTGGATCTTTAAATTTATTGTATTTTACATCCTTGGGAATACCATCTGCGGGAGGGACTGTCGTTTTGGGAAAAGGAAGATTAAGAAAATATATAATTATAACTCCAGCTACAGGGAGGATATGGGTTAGTGATTCTCCTCCAGAAAATTGGTAA
- a CDS encoding prepilin-type N-terminal cleavage/methylation domain-containing protein yields MMKRGFTLVEFLISVTVSFIVITAIVNFLIVGSRSYQSLNQRIDLQRNARLVSDRLIREIKRASSIDPSSDGSSIIINYYIYTLQTNIVSSSLSTVRYYVNPSGILRRQVKQGSLWVGDNPLTENNFRVLTPVFYYLDASSNITSPNLAKIVLVDLKLDADRDNRADYTLSFSIYLPLKENYFLR; encoded by the coding sequence ATGATGAAAAGAGGATTTACATTAGTAGAATTTTTAATTAGTGTTACAGTATCTTTTATTGTAATTACTGCTATTGTTAATTTTCTTATTGTAGGTTCTCGAAGTTATCAAAGCCTTAATCAAAGAATAGATTTACAGAGAAATGCAAGATTAGTATCTGATAGACTAATCAGAGAGATAAAAAGAGCCTCCTCAATAGATCCTTCTTCGGATGGTAGTAGTATTATAATAAATTACTATATATATACTCTTCAAACCAATATTGTCTCTTCATCATTATCTACTGTTAGATATTATGTAAATCCCTCAGGCATATTAAGAAGACAAGTAAAGCAAGGAAGTCTATGGGTTGGTGATAATCCCCTAACGGAAAATAATTTTAGAGTATTAACTCCAGTTTTTTACTACTTGGATGCATCTTCCAATATAACTTCTCCTAATTTAGCTAAAATAGTTCTTGTTGATCTTAAACTTGATGCAGATAGGGATAATCGAGCAGATTATACATTATCTTTCTCTATTTATCTACCTCTTAAAGAAAATTATTTCTTGAGGTAA
- the pilM gene encoding pilus assembly protein PilM: MSIKDLFSSEEQIIGIDFNNPLRVIHAGRKRDKIIIKHIHEERLSDDIFQGIQFSNPEPVREILKRIIKSFKLKKGKVLFSIPAQNTAIRFINFTYMPEEELREALRWELERFIPFPVEDVYFDYQILNITERENTKEYQLLLVASPSEILNSFLNILRDLNLEPELIDISFFCAIRTAIKEIKDIPKELTLFIYAREKFVDLLILKNKTPLFFRSILTKNWFEDEELDELSRSYALDEYLREIYRNINIFYSQYPEERVEKLILLGDIVLNKDFIELLESMLGLKAEISPLSLNELNIQVKNKDVISIFQKELPKWSVPLGLLFWGEA, translated from the coding sequence ATGAGTATTAAAGATTTATTTTCTTCTGAGGAACAAATAATAGGAATTGATTTTAATAATCCTTTAAGAGTAATTCACGCAGGTAGAAAAAGAGATAAGATCATTATAAAACATATTCATGAAGAACGTTTATCTGATGATATATTTCAAGGAATACAGTTTTCTAACCCTGAACCTGTAAGAGAGATTCTTAAGAGAATTATAAAAAGCTTTAAGTTAAAGAAGGGAAAAGTTTTGTTTTCTATACCTGCTCAAAATACTGCAATAAGATTTATTAATTTTACTTATATGCCTGAAGAGGAGCTTAGAGAAGCATTGAGATGGGAATTGGAGAGATTTATTCCTTTTCCTGTGGAAGATGTGTATTTTGATTATCAAATATTAAATATAACAGAAAGAGAAAATACAAAGGAATATCAATTATTATTAGTAGCCTCACCATCAGAAATTTTAAATTCTTTTTTAAATATTTTAAGAGATTTAAATTTAGAACCAGAGTTAATAGATATAAGCTTCTTTTGTGCTATAAGAACTGCGATCAAAGAAATAAAGGATATTCCTAAAGAATTGACTCTTTTTATTTATGCTCGAGAAAAATTTGTTGATTTATTAATTTTGAAAAATAAAACTCCTCTTTTCTTTAGAAGTATTCTTACTAAGAATTGGTTTGAAGATGAAGAATTAGATGAATTAAGTAGATCCTACGCTTTAGATGAGTACTTAAGAGAGATTTATCGAAATATCAATATCTTCTACTCGCAGTATCCTGAAGAACGAGTTGAAAAATTAATTCTTTTAGGAGATATTGTATTAAATAAAGATTTTATTGAATTATTAGAGTCAATGTTAGGATTAAAGGCAGAAATTTCTCCTTTATCTTTGAATGAGTTAAATATACAAGTTAAAAATAAAGACGTTATTTCTATTTTTCAAAAAGAATTACCTAAGTGGAGTGTCCCATTAGGACTTCTTTTTTGGGGAGAAGCTTAG
- a CDS encoding PilN domain-containing protein: protein MFKINLLPKVVKRKEVIRLPFLGILFFIILFIVLLGALTLYRNILIEVRNLRNENISLEQQISVIKDRIRELQKIDEMKKQYSERLKLLDEISQKEISWLSIFESLNRNTPRNLWLKNFAMEDLNLNLEGFALSYNDIAVFLAQMESLGMWENIKLAFASRVGNPPYDSINFQLSAQYKRVEE from the coding sequence ATGTTCAAAATTAATTTATTACCTAAGGTAGTAAAAAGAAAGGAAGTAATAAGATTACCCTTTTTGGGGATATTATTTTTTATTATTTTATTTATCGTCCTTTTAGGAGCCTTGACCCTTTATAGAAATATATTAATAGAAGTTAGAAACTTGAGAAATGAAAATATCTCTTTGGAGCAGCAGATAAGTGTTATAAAAGACAGAATAAGAGAACTTCAAAAGATAGATGAGATGAAGAAGCAATATAGTGAAAGATTAAAACTTTTGGATGAAATTTCTCAGAAAGAAATTTCTTGGCTATCCATATTTGAGAGTTTAAATAGAAACACTCCAAGAAATTTGTGGCTTAAAAATTTTGCAATGGAAGATTTAAATTTAAATTTAGAAGGATTTGCTTTATCCTATAATGATATAGCAGTTTTTCTTGCTCAAATGGAAAGTTTAGGTATGTGGGAGAATATAAAGCTTGCTTTTGCATCGAGGGTTGGAAATCCTCCCTATGATTCTATTAATTTTCAATTATCCGCTCAATATAAGAGGGTAGAAGAATGA
- the pilO gene encoding type 4a pilus biogenesis protein PilO: MKINIWIILSLILFLFIGIFYFLIYRPLEQEKANLLESIETNRQTLIKYQASYKKLLEEWDKFRIALQRYAELQEKLPVKEDLPRLLIHVEKISKESKLKINSFRPLPSNVPKTDGKTPPPYEEYNYSIDMEGSYGSFLLFLSKIKTAPRLILIKNLKINPLNTEASLLKYNFILSTFITR, from the coding sequence ATGAAAATTAATATTTGGATTATTCTATCTTTAATTTTGTTTTTATTTATAGGGATTTTTTATTTCTTAATTTATCGTCCTTTAGAACAAGAAAAAGCTAATCTCTTAGAAAGTATTGAGACTAATAGGCAAACTTTAATTAAATATCAAGCAAGTTATAAAAAGTTATTAGAAGAATGGGATAAGTTTAGAATAGCTCTGCAAAGATATGCAGAATTACAGGAAAAACTTCCTGTGAAAGAGGATTTGCCAAGACTTTTAATTCATGTAGAGAAAATCTCTAAAGAATCTAAATTAAAAATAAATTCTTTCAGACCTCTTCCATCAAATGTACCAAAAACTGATGGAAAAACCCCCCCTCCCTATGAAGAATATAATTATAGTATAGATATGGAAGGAAGTTATGGATCCTTTTTGCTTTTTCTTTCTAAAATTAAAACAGCTCCTCGGCTAATATTAATTAAAAATCTAAAAATAAATCCCCTAAATACTGAAGCTTCCTTATTAAAATATAATTTTATCTTGTCCACATTTATAACTCGTTAA